The Arachis hypogaea cultivar Tifrunner chromosome 16, arahy.Tifrunner.gnm2.J5K5, whole genome shotgun sequence genome contains a region encoding:
- the LOC112697536 gene encoding aspartate aminotransferase P2, mitochondrial, which yields MASSVLSIATQCVSPNASSLSINETHKGKAKLGGSTLRFSKSSGRISMTVAVNVSRFEGIPMAPPDPILGVSEAFRADTNDVKLNLGVGAYRTEELQPYVLNVVKKAENLMLERGDNKEYLPIEGLAAFNKATAELLLGADNPAIKEQRIATVQGLSGTGSLRLGAALIERYFPGSKVLISAPTWGNHKNIFNDARVPWSEYRYYDPRTVGLDFEGMIEDIKAAPEGTFVLLHGCAHNPTGIDPTPEQWEKIADVIQQKNHIPFFDVAYQGFASGSLDEDAASVRLFVARGMEVLVAQSYSKNLGLYAERIGAMNVISSSSESATRVKSQLKRLARPMYSNPPVHGARIVANVVGTPVLFDEWKAEMEMMAGRIKNVRQKLYDSISSKDKSGKDWSFILKQIGMFSYTGLNKNQSDNMTNKWHVYMTKDGRISLAGLSLAKCEYLADAIIDSYHNVS from the exons ATGGCATCTTCAGTGCTATCCATAGCTACACAGTGTGTTTCTCCCAATGCTTCTTCACTGTCGATTAACGAAACCCACAAG GGAAAGGCCAAGCTTGGAGGAAGTACGTTGAGATTTAGCAAG TCTTCTGGACGGATCTCTATGACTGTTGCAGTTAATGTTTCTCGATTTGAGGGCATTCCGATGGCTCCTCCTGATCCAATTCTTGGAGTATCAGAAGCATTTAGAGCAGACACAAATGATGTCAAGCTCAACCTTGGAGTTGGGGCCTACAGGACAGAGGAACTACAGCCATATGTGCTTAATGTTGTGAAGAAG GCAGAGAATCTTATGCTGGAGAGAGGTGACAACAAAGAG TATCTCCCTATTGAGGGTTTGGCTGCATTTAATAAGGCAACAGCAGAGTTGTTACTCGGAGCAGACAACCCTGCAATCAAAGAACAAAGA ATTGCTACTGTCCAAGGTCTTTCTGGAACCGGTTCTCTCAGACTAGGAGCAGCTCTGATAGAACGATATTTTCCCGGGTCAAAAGTTTTGATATCAGCTCCCACCTGGG GTAATCACAAGAATATTTTTAATGATGCTAGGGTCCCATGGTCTGAGTACCGTTATTATGATCCCCGGACAGTTGGTTTGGATTTTGAGGGCATGATAGAAGATATTAAG GCAGCCCCCGAAGGAACTTTTGTGCTACTTCATGGATGTGCTCATAACCCTACTGGTATTGACCCAACACCTGAACAGTGGGAAAAAATAGCAGATGTAATTCAACAGAAGAACCACATTCCATTTTTCGATGTTGCTTACCAG GGATTTGCTAGTGGAAGCCTTGATGAAGATGCAGCATCTGTGAGATTGTTTGTGGCACGTGGCATGGAGGTTCTTGTTGCCCAATCTTACAGTAAAAATCTTGGTCTCTATGCTGAAAGGATTGGAGCAATGAATGTCATTTCATCATCTTCTGAATCTGCAACAAG GGTAAAGAGCCAATTGAAGAGGCTAGCACGACCAATGTACTCTAATCCCCCAGTTCACGGGGCCAGGATTGTCGCCAACGTTGTTGGAACTCCTGTCCTTTTTGATGAATGGAAAGCGGAGATGGAGATGATGGCTGGAAGGATAAAGAATGTCAGGCAGAAGCTATATGATAGTATTTCTTCAAAAGATAAGAGTGGGAAAGATTGGTCATTCATACTTAAGCAGATAGGCATGTTCTCATACACAGGCTTGAACAAGAACCAG AGTGACAATATGACCAATAAGTGGCATGTATACATGACAAAGGATGGAAGGATTTCACTGGCAGGATTGTCATTGGCCAAATGTGAATACTTGGCTGATGCTATCATTGATTCATACCATAATGTCAGCTGA